A window of Corallococcus macrosporus DSM 14697 contains these coding sequences:
- a CDS encoding HD domain-containing protein → MRIRDPIHGTIPVSDPEKAVIDSRHYQRLRYVRQLGFGDLAFPGATHTRHIHSLGAMHVASRVFGAVAARSSLPEDVRERFCAAVRLAVLCHDLGHMPLSHASERIAPKRSLLRLPSWLDGTAEGELATHEDYTAKILLDSSLTPIIEKHFGDLGITPMAAVALVTGAKPPKDPGFTHQGVDWTPLLRAIVSGELDADRMDYLLRDSFYTGVNYGRYDMDWIVSNLNPALKDGCAYLALSRAAAFAFEDFLLSRYHMFVSVYLHHTSVNFDYMLRRYYEESPGEFEIPADPEEFLLCDDSALWYTLRRSKNPWAQRISRRQGYKLLAQFTERDTGYDLDVLRSALVSHKFDHYVVESQNVLSKYTSGPSGRGPSLYIIDASTGRLTEVARYTPLYQRYSGAVRLVRLYVRPDQADRAHDLMGRVLGQAVES, encoded by the coding sequence ATGCGCATCCGTGACCCCATCCACGGCACCATCCCGGTCAGCGACCCCGAGAAGGCCGTCATCGACAGCCGCCACTACCAGCGGCTGCGCTATGTCCGGCAGCTCGGCTTCGGGGACCTGGCCTTTCCGGGGGCCACGCACACGCGGCACATCCACTCCCTGGGCGCCATGCATGTCGCCTCGCGGGTGTTCGGCGCGGTGGCCGCGCGCTCGTCGCTGCCGGAGGACGTGCGGGAGCGCTTCTGCGCGGCGGTGCGGCTGGCGGTGCTCTGCCATGACCTGGGGCACATGCCCCTGTCCCATGCCTCGGAGCGCATCGCCCCGAAGCGCTCGCTCCTGCGCCTGCCATCCTGGCTGGACGGCACGGCCGAGGGGGAGCTGGCCACGCACGAGGACTATACCGCGAAGATCCTGCTCGACAGCTCCCTGACGCCCATCATCGAGAAGCACTTCGGCGACCTGGGGATTACGCCCATGGCGGCGGTGGCGCTGGTGACGGGGGCGAAGCCGCCGAAGGACCCGGGCTTCACCCACCAGGGCGTGGACTGGACGCCGCTGCTGCGCGCCATCGTCTCCGGTGAGCTGGACGCGGACCGCATGGACTACCTGCTGCGCGACTCCTTCTATACAGGGGTCAACTACGGCCGGTACGACATGGATTGGATTGTCAGCAACCTCAACCCCGCGTTGAAGGACGGGTGCGCGTACCTCGCGCTCAGCCGAGCGGCGGCCTTCGCCTTCGAGGACTTCCTCCTCAGCCGCTACCACATGTTCGTGTCGGTCTACCTGCACCACACGTCGGTGAACTTCGACTACATGCTGCGGCGCTACTACGAGGAGTCGCCCGGCGAGTTCGAGATTCCCGCGGACCCGGAGGAGTTCCTGCTCTGTGACGACTCGGCGCTCTGGTACACGCTGCGCCGCTCCAAGAACCCGTGGGCCCAGCGCATCAGCCGGCGGCAGGGCTACAAGCTGCTGGCGCAGTTCACCGAGCGGGACACGGGCTACGACTTGGACGTGCTGCGCAGCGCGCTGGTGTCCCACAAGTTCGACCACTACGTCGTCGAGTCCCAGAACGTGCTCAGCAAGTACACCTCCGGGCCGTCCGGCCGGGGGCCGAGCCTGTACATCATCGACGCCTCCACCGGCCGGCTGACGGAGGTGGCGCGCTACACGCCGCTGTATCAACGCTACAGTGGCGCGGTGCGGCTCGTCCGGCTCTATGTCCGGCCGGACCAGGCGGACAGGGCGCACGACTTGATGGGCCGGGTCCTCGGCCAGGCGGTGGAATCATGA
- a CDS encoding ATP-grasp domain-containing protein, protein MHIILLHNRDHDLLEDDPGREAREDVVRVVSSLADALNQGDTLAEPLAIEGDRLDFVDTLRRRQPDLVVNLCESLAADSRGEMAVPCLLDALGLAYTGSSALSLGLALHKPKAKEVLTARGVSTPPFRVVERLEDALAVDLPWPLIVKPAREDASMGVTSESVVHERAALVRACDAVLREFHQPALVEQFIPGREIYVPLLGNQPRRALPLTEIVFGRTFEDRPNIVSYNAKWEAASAEYRDTTSGLCRLDANLESRCVQVALEAFAALDCQDYGRVDLRVSPEGVPYVIDINPNCDLHPSAGFAKAALAAGMDYPALASRLVEVALERAHGHPSHRRKGPGADRRADSKDRNLLAAGG, encoded by the coding sequence ATGCACATCATCCTGCTGCACAACCGCGACCACGACCTCCTCGAGGACGACCCTGGGCGGGAGGCCCGGGAGGATGTGGTCCGCGTCGTCTCCTCGCTGGCGGACGCCCTCAACCAGGGCGACACCCTGGCCGAGCCGCTCGCCATCGAAGGGGACCGGCTCGACTTCGTGGACACGCTGCGCCGGCGCCAGCCGGACCTGGTCGTCAACCTCTGCGAGTCCCTGGCGGCCGACAGCCGCGGGGAGATGGCGGTGCCCTGCCTGCTGGACGCGCTGGGGCTGGCCTATACGGGCTCGTCCGCGCTGTCCCTGGGCCTGGCCCTGCACAAGCCCAAGGCGAAGGAGGTCCTCACCGCGCGCGGCGTGTCCACCCCGCCCTTCCGCGTGGTGGAGCGCCTGGAGGACGCGCTGGCGGTGGACCTGCCCTGGCCCCTCATCGTCAAGCCCGCGCGCGAGGACGCCAGCATGGGCGTGACGTCGGAGTCCGTGGTGCACGAGCGCGCCGCCCTGGTCCGCGCCTGTGACGCGGTGCTCCGCGAGTTCCATCAGCCCGCCCTGGTGGAGCAGTTCATCCCCGGGCGTGAAATCTATGTGCCGCTGCTCGGCAACCAGCCGCGCCGGGCGCTGCCCCTGACGGAAATCGTCTTCGGCCGTACGTTCGAGGACAGACCCAACATCGTCTCCTACAACGCGAAGTGGGAGGCGGCGTCGGCGGAGTACCGGGACACCACCAGCGGATTGTGCCGGCTGGACGCGAACCTGGAGTCCCGTTGCGTGCAGGTTGCGCTGGAAGCCTTTGCAGCACTGGACTGTCAGGACTATGGACGGGTCGACCTCCGGGTGTCTCCGGAGGGCGTGCCCTACGTCATCGACATCAACCCCAACTGTGACCTCCACCCGAGCGCGGGGTTCGCCAAGGCCGCCCTGGCCGCCGGCATGGACTACCCGGCCCTGGCGTCCCGGCTCGTGGAGGTCGCGCTCGAGAGAGCACATGGACATCCGTCCCATCGAAGAAAAGGACCGGGCGCCGATCGCCGCGCTGATTCGAAAGATCGAAACCTTCTCGCCGCAGGAGGTTGA
- a CDS encoding GNAT family N-acetyltransferase: protein MDIRPIEEKDRAPIAALIRKIETFSPQEVEVATDLANTTLTPGNTDYAIIVADRDGELVGYICYGPTPMTEDTYDLYWIASSPEVRGQGVGAALVSAMEGDLRRRNGRLIRVETSATEAYGPTRGFYASMKYGEEARIRDFYKVGDDLIILTKRL, encoded by the coding sequence ATGGACATCCGTCCCATCGAAGAAAAGGACCGGGCGCCGATCGCCGCGCTGATTCGAAAGATCGAAACCTTCTCGCCGCAGGAGGTTGAGGTCGCCACCGACCTGGCGAACACCACGCTCACGCCGGGCAACACGGACTACGCCATCATCGTCGCGGACCGGGACGGCGAGCTGGTGGGCTACATCTGCTACGGCCCCACGCCGATGACGGAGGACACCTACGACTTGTATTGGATTGCGTCCTCACCGGAAGTTCGCGGCCAGGGCGTAGGCGCGGCGCTGGTGTCCGCCATGGAGGGTGACTTGCGCCGCCGCAACGGGCGCCTCATCCGCGTGGAGACGAGCGCCACCGAGGCCTACGGCCCCACGCGCGGCTTCTATGCCTCCATGAAGTACGGCGAGGAGGCCCGCATCCGGGATTTCTACAAGGTGGGGGACGACCTCATCATCCTCACCAAGCGGCTGTAG
- a CDS encoding transglutaminase-like domain-containing protein, protein MTRTHRPTLLPLVSLCALLVGAPSALARAPAPAARATAARAAVSDVVKAARPKGGEYFGLYLMDKKVGWLFTDLELLPGEPARVKTTNQLVFKAMVGSRVSERMHHEERFYEAKPGGKLLSFVVKQTGDGGTQTLEGTATADGFQVVRKRPNLADETLPRLPPAKERVEDADPPRVALLRKAKVTGTSLDGMDLESYGITTTVQPEEQRVINGVKVKLGKAVTVSEKEKVPVTSYVTQRGEMVLVDYGTTMQARKETEAIAKRLDLVEVFGLTRVVLPKPLPDSARTVPGHVTLVVKGLPAKFQEQTYRQRFKPLPDGSVEVTLSAAAPRTRKPLPLKDPEGGENLKSTLMVESDAPAIRALAKQLVGTEKDAYRIAQKVNAWVYANLEKDYGASADRATDVLRQKKGDCTEHSLLSVALLRAAGVPARRVDGVIYMVNQDGVPAYYWHEWVEAFVGEWTQLDPTFNQPVADATHFAFGKEGNAEITPLIGALKVTAVK, encoded by the coding sequence ATGACTCGCACGCACCGACCGACCTTGCTGCCCCTCGTGTCCCTGTGCGCCCTGCTGGTGGGCGCACCGTCCGCGCTCGCGAGGGCGCCCGCCCCCGCGGCCAGGGCCACCGCCGCGCGGGCCGCCGTCTCGGACGTGGTGAAGGCCGCCCGTCCCAAGGGCGGCGAGTACTTCGGCCTCTACCTCATGGACAAGAAGGTCGGCTGGCTCTTCACCGACCTGGAGCTGCTGCCGGGGGAGCCCGCGCGGGTGAAGACGACCAACCAGCTCGTCTTCAAGGCCATGGTGGGCTCGCGCGTGTCGGAGCGCATGCACCACGAGGAGCGCTTCTACGAAGCGAAGCCCGGCGGAAAGCTGCTCTCCTTCGTGGTGAAGCAGACGGGGGACGGCGGCACGCAGACGCTGGAGGGCACCGCCACCGCGGACGGCTTCCAGGTGGTGCGCAAGCGGCCGAACCTCGCCGACGAGACGCTGCCCAGGCTGCCCCCCGCGAAGGAGCGCGTGGAGGACGCGGACCCGCCGCGCGTGGCGCTGCTGCGCAAGGCGAAGGTGACGGGCACCTCGCTGGACGGAATGGACCTGGAGTCCTACGGCATCACCACCACCGTGCAGCCCGAGGAGCAGCGGGTCATCAACGGCGTGAAGGTGAAGCTGGGCAAGGCCGTCACCGTCTCCGAGAAGGAGAAGGTCCCCGTCACCTCCTACGTCACCCAGCGCGGGGAGATGGTGCTGGTGGACTACGGCACGACGATGCAGGCCCGGAAGGAGACGGAAGCCATCGCGAAGCGGCTGGACCTGGTGGAGGTGTTCGGCCTCACCCGCGTGGTGCTCCCCAAGCCGCTGCCGGACTCCGCGCGCACGGTGCCCGGCCACGTCACCCTGGTGGTGAAGGGCCTGCCGGCGAAGTTCCAGGAGCAGACGTACCGGCAGCGGTTCAAGCCCCTGCCGGACGGCAGCGTGGAGGTGACGCTGTCCGCCGCCGCGCCCAGGACGCGCAAGCCCCTGCCGCTGAAGGACCCGGAGGGCGGGGAGAACCTCAAGTCCACCCTGATGGTGGAGAGCGACGCGCCCGCCATCCGCGCGCTGGCGAAGCAGCTCGTGGGGACGGAGAAGGACGCGTACCGCATCGCCCAGAAGGTGAACGCCTGGGTGTACGCCAACCTGGAGAAGGACTACGGCGCCAGCGCGGACCGGGCCACCGACGTGCTGCGCCAGAAGAAGGGCGACTGCACGGAGCACTCGCTGTTGTCGGTGGCGCTGCTGCGCGCGGCGGGGGTGCCCGCCCGGCGCGTGGACGGCGTCATCTACATGGTGAACCAGGACGGCGTGCCCGCCTACTACTGGCACGAATGGGTGGAGGCCTTCGTGGGCGAGTGGACCCAGTTGGACCCCACCTTCAACCAGCCGGTGGCGGACGCCACGCACTTCGCCTTCGGCAAGGAAGGCAACGCCGAAATCACGCCGCTCATCGGCGCGCTGAAGGTGACGGCCGTCAAGTGA
- a CDS encoding thioredoxin domain-containing protein gives MATPPASPDTSNRLAREPSPYLRQHAHNPVDWFPWGEEALARAKAENKPILLSVGYSACHWCHVMAHESFESPETARLMNEGFINIKVDREERPDLDQIYQGVVQLMGQGGGWPLTVFLTPDLKPFYGGTYFPPQDRYGRPGFPRLLGALRDAWENKQDEVQRQAAQFEEGLGELATYGLDAAPSALTAADVVAMGQGMAKQVDPAHGGFGGAPKFPNPMNFALMLRAWRRGGGAPLKDAVFLTLERMALGGIYDQLGGGFHRYSVDARWRVPHFEKMLYDNAQLLHLYAQAQQVEPRPLWRKVVEETVAYVRREMTDAGGGFYAAQDADSEGEEGKFFVWRPEEVRAALPEAQAELVLRHFGIKPEGNFEHGATVLEVVVPVAELARERGLSEDAVARELAAARQTLFEARERRVKPGRDDKLLSGWNGLMIRGLALAARVFERPEWATWAAEAADFVLAKAWDGTRLARSYQEGQARIDGFLEDYGDLASGLTALYQATFDVKYLEAADALVRRAVALFWDAEKAAYLTAPRGQKDLVVATYGLFDNASPSGASTMTEAQVELAALTGDKQHLELPERYVARMREGLVRNAMGYGYLGLAADALLEGAAAVTVAGASDDVAPLCAAVDHAFAPTVALSWKAPGQPVPALLQATFEGREPVKGRAAAYLCRGFVCELPVTEPDVLAQRLAALTGP, from the coding sequence ATGGCCACGCCCCCCGCGTCACCTGACACTTCCAACCGGCTGGCCCGAGAGCCCTCACCGTACCTGCGTCAACACGCGCACAACCCCGTGGACTGGTTCCCCTGGGGGGAGGAAGCGCTCGCGCGGGCGAAGGCGGAGAACAAGCCCATCCTGCTCTCCGTGGGCTACTCGGCGTGCCACTGGTGCCACGTCATGGCGCACGAATCGTTCGAGTCGCCGGAGACGGCCCGGCTGATGAACGAGGGCTTCATCAACATCAAGGTGGACCGCGAGGAGCGGCCGGACCTGGACCAGATTTATCAAGGCGTGGTGCAGCTCATGGGGCAGGGCGGCGGCTGGCCGCTCACGGTGTTCCTCACGCCCGACTTGAAGCCCTTCTACGGCGGCACCTACTTCCCGCCGCAGGACCGCTATGGCCGCCCTGGCTTCCCGCGGCTGCTCGGCGCGCTGCGGGACGCGTGGGAGAACAAGCAGGACGAGGTGCAGCGGCAGGCGGCGCAGTTCGAGGAGGGGCTCGGGGAGCTGGCCACCTACGGCCTGGACGCCGCGCCGTCCGCGCTGACGGCCGCGGACGTGGTGGCCATGGGGCAGGGGATGGCGAAGCAGGTGGACCCGGCGCACGGTGGCTTTGGCGGCGCGCCCAAGTTCCCCAACCCGATGAACTTCGCGCTGATGCTGCGGGCGTGGCGTCGTGGCGGCGGCGCGCCCCTGAAGGACGCGGTGTTCCTGACGCTGGAGCGCATGGCGCTGGGCGGCATCTATGACCAGTTGGGCGGCGGCTTCCACCGGTACTCGGTGGACGCGCGCTGGCGGGTGCCCCACTTCGAGAAGATGCTCTACGACAACGCGCAGCTCCTGCACCTCTACGCGCAGGCGCAGCAGGTGGAGCCGCGTCCGCTGTGGCGCAAGGTGGTGGAGGAGACGGTGGCGTACGTGCGCCGCGAGATGACCGACGCGGGCGGCGGCTTCTACGCGGCGCAGGACGCGGACAGCGAGGGCGAGGAGGGGAAGTTCTTCGTCTGGCGTCCGGAGGAGGTCCGCGCGGCGCTGCCGGAGGCCCAGGCGGAGCTGGTGCTGCGCCACTTCGGCATCAAGCCCGAGGGCAACTTCGAGCACGGCGCCACGGTGCTGGAGGTGGTGGTGCCGGTGGCGGAGCTGGCGCGCGAGCGCGGGCTGTCCGAGGACGCGGTGGCGCGCGAGCTGGCCGCCGCGCGCCAGACGCTCTTCGAGGCGCGGGAGCGGCGGGTGAAGCCGGGCCGGGACGACAAGCTGCTGTCGGGGTGGAACGGGCTGATGATTCGCGGGCTCGCGCTGGCCGCGCGCGTCTTCGAGCGGCCCGAATGGGCGACCTGGGCGGCGGAGGCCGCGGACTTCGTGCTGGCGAAGGCGTGGGACGGCACGCGGCTGGCGCGCTCGTACCAGGAAGGGCAGGCGCGCATCGACGGCTTCCTGGAGGACTACGGCGACCTGGCCTCGGGCCTCACCGCGCTCTACCAGGCCACCTTCGACGTGAAGTACCTGGAGGCGGCGGACGCGCTGGTGCGCAGGGCCGTGGCGCTCTTCTGGGACGCGGAGAAGGCGGCGTACCTCACGGCGCCCCGGGGACAGAAGGACCTGGTGGTGGCGACGTATGGCCTCTTCGACAACGCCTCCCCGTCCGGCGCGTCCACGATGACGGAGGCGCAGGTGGAGCTGGCGGCGCTCACCGGGGACAAGCAGCACCTGGAGCTGCCGGAGCGCTACGTGGCGCGGATGCGCGAGGGGCTGGTGCGCAACGCCATGGGCTATGGCTACCTGGGGCTGGCCGCGGACGCGCTGCTGGAGGGCGCGGCGGCCGTCACCGTGGCGGGCGCCTCCGACGACGTGGCGCCGCTGTGCGCCGCCGTGGACCACGCCTTCGCGCCCACCGTGGCCTTGTCGTGGAAGGCGCCGGGGCAGCCGGTGCCCGCGCTGCTGCAGGCCACCTTCGAGGGCCGGGAGCCGGTGAAGGGCCGCGCCGCCGCCTACCTGTGCCGGGGCTTCGTCTGCGAGCTGCCCGTCACCGAGCCGGACGTGCTGGCCCAGCGGCTGGCGGCGCTCACCGGCCCCTGA
- a CDS encoding TenA family transcriptional regulator, whose protein sequence is MGAPSLVRNLKLRQHIASLKAEWSALELPYLRALREGSFSREDFVETQLQFLAAVAHFPRPMAMLASRLPTSAQRLPLVENIFDEHGRGALAQGHERTFRLLLSRLGVAPARVEQHVPWPEVRAFNVALTGISAFEGPLTGLAVFGIIEDLFSGISLELGRGIVARGWLGAGEVVHYPTHADLDEQHAEGFYQQLDAPYGTDAGAAVEIEQGLALGGHLFLGMYDGLFRARHRRWG, encoded by the coding sequence ATGGGTGCACCTTCCCTCGTCCGAAATCTGAAGCTGCGGCAGCACATCGCCAGTCTCAAGGCGGAGTGGAGCGCGCTGGAGCTGCCCTATCTTCGCGCCCTGCGGGAGGGCTCCTTCTCGCGGGAGGACTTCGTCGAGACGCAGCTCCAGTTCCTCGCCGCGGTGGCGCACTTCCCCAGGCCCATGGCGATGCTCGCCAGCCGGCTGCCGACTTCCGCCCAGCGGTTGCCGCTGGTGGAGAACATCTTCGACGAGCACGGGCGCGGCGCGCTGGCGCAGGGGCATGAGCGCACGTTCCGGCTGCTCCTCTCGCGCCTGGGCGTGGCCCCGGCCCGCGTGGAGCAGCATGTGCCGTGGCCGGAGGTGCGTGCCTTCAACGTCGCGCTGACGGGCATCTCCGCGTTCGAGGGGCCGCTCACCGGGCTGGCCGTGTTCGGCATCATCGAGGACCTGTTCAGCGGCATCTCCCTGGAGCTGGGGCGCGGCATCGTCGCGCGCGGCTGGCTCGGGGCGGGCGAGGTGGTGCACTACCCCACGCACGCGGACCTCGACGAGCAACACGCGGAGGGCTTCTACCAGCAGCTCGACGCGCCCTATGGGACGGACGCCGGGGCGGCGGTCGAGATTGAGCAGGGACTGGCGCTGGGTGGGCACCTCTTCCTGGGCATGTATGACGGCCTGTTCCGGGCGCGTCATCGCCGGTGGGGATAG
- a CDS encoding N-acetyltransferase, translated as MSDVRFVVVRPDTLGPYVERLRKLERDILYPLADGADHFFIDHGAGYHPFFSSMGEAYFLLALRGDTLLGSVTGVLRPVGHGARTVAALYICDLKLAKPARGSGLSTRLLLQGLKHLFLIPPLRRIRFLYGAAMRGARGDVMRIARGWNPLRMGRPASRLALYFVPPSRLAALETGRAPPRPVSEGLRLGPSSGRRLEGAGWCSTAGAKDLQRLSTGRPWPLVHLAAPPGAWTHGWGEYLRACGVELAALGGETLACFSIDERLEDHVHWLRAAGIAPDSVCTVYSLDLSFPSRAPAWVHLPSSEI; from the coding sequence ATGAGTGACGTGCGTTTCGTCGTTGTCCGGCCCGACACGCTCGGGCCCTATGTCGAGCGGCTGCGGAAGCTGGAGCGCGACATCCTCTACCCGCTCGCGGATGGGGCGGACCACTTCTTCATCGACCATGGGGCCGGCTACCACCCGTTCTTCTCCTCCATGGGAGAGGCGTACTTCCTGCTGGCGCTTCGGGGCGACACGTTGCTGGGGTCGGTGACGGGGGTGCTTCGCCCGGTGGGCCATGGGGCTCGCACGGTGGCCGCGCTCTACATCTGCGACCTCAAGCTGGCGAAGCCCGCGCGGGGCTCCGGGCTCTCCACGAGGCTCCTGCTGCAAGGGCTCAAGCACCTCTTCCTGATTCCGCCGCTGCGCAGGATTCGCTTCCTCTACGGCGCGGCGATGCGCGGGGCCCGGGGCGACGTGATGCGCATTGCCCGGGGCTGGAATCCTCTGCGGATGGGGCGCCCGGCCAGCCGGCTCGCGCTCTACTTCGTCCCGCCTTCCCGGCTCGCGGCGCTGGAGACAGGGCGTGCCCCCCCGCGCCCCGTGAGCGAGGGCCTCCGGCTGGGACCTTCGTCCGGCAGGCGGCTGGAGGGCGCCGGGTGGTGCTCCACGGCGGGGGCCAAGGACCTCCAGCGTCTGTCCACGGGCCGTCCATGGCCGCTGGTCCATCTGGCGGCGCCTCCCGGGGCCTGGACGCACGGCTGGGGCGAGTATCTTCGTGCTTGCGGTGTGGAGCTGGCGGCGCTCGGCGGAGAGACGCTGGCCTGCTTCAGCATCGACGAGCGGCTGGAGGACCATGTCCACTGGCTGCGAGCGGCGGGTATCGCGCCGGACTCGGTGTGTACCGTCTATTCTCTGGACCTCTCCTTTCCCAGTCGAGCGCCAGCATGGGTGCACCTTCCCTCGTCCGAAATCTGA
- a CDS encoding DUF3419 family protein, translated as MEPVPVSTPSHRLKFAVVREDAALELALVERTKARAVLTVASGGCTLLTLARRHPDLELVGFDFNPRQLAHVREKAEGLGRLPLRDYSVEADAVTALNQRGEFEGLFRTLRRFIEEFVAPAHELAAFFAPDTSISRRRAALARWFASPYWPVAFELALAAPLLNAMFGPAATQHAEPGSYPGYFQAVFERGLQRQDAPRNPFLQHVLLGGYLREDAPEYLRAEAPVALSLIQGSLPDVPRLGRFDVISLSNIFDWSEDALVAEWAAVLMREAKPGCAILLRQLNNRRDLRRFFQPAFTFDDALGAELLARDRSLFYERIEVGFRQPRQAP; from the coding sequence ATGGAACCTGTTCCGGTTTCGACGCCGTCTCACCGTTTGAAGTTCGCCGTCGTCCGGGAGGATGCCGCGCTGGAGCTGGCGCTCGTCGAACGCACGAAGGCGCGGGCCGTGCTCACGGTGGCGTCTGGAGGCTGCACGCTCCTCACGCTGGCGCGGCGTCATCCAGACCTGGAGCTGGTGGGCTTCGACTTCAATCCGCGTCAGCTCGCGCACGTCCGGGAGAAGGCCGAGGGGCTCGGCCGCCTGCCACTGAGGGACTACAGCGTGGAGGCGGACGCCGTGACGGCGCTGAACCAGCGCGGCGAATTCGAGGGGCTCTTTCGCACGCTCCGCCGCTTCATCGAGGAGTTCGTCGCGCCCGCGCACGAGCTCGCGGCCTTCTTCGCGCCGGACACCTCCATCTCGCGGCGCCGGGCGGCGCTGGCCCGGTGGTTCGCGTCGCCCTACTGGCCCGTGGCCTTCGAGCTGGCCCTGGCGGCGCCGTTGCTGAACGCGATGTTCGGCCCCGCCGCGACCCAGCACGCGGAGCCCGGCTCCTACCCGGGCTATTTCCAGGCCGTCTTCGAGCGCGGCCTCCAGCGGCAGGATGCCCCTCGCAATCCCTTCCTCCAGCATGTGCTGCTCGGCGGGTACCTGCGTGAGGACGCGCCGGAGTATCTGCGGGCCGAGGCGCCCGTGGCGCTGTCGCTCATCCAGGGCTCGCTGCCGGACGTGCCGCGGCTGGGCCGCTTCGACGTCATCTCGCTCTCCAACATCTTCGACTGGTCGGAGGACGCGCTCGTGGCGGAGTGGGCGGCGGTGCTCATGCGCGAGGCGAAGCCCGGATGCGCCATCCTCCTCCGCCAGCTCAACAACCGCCGGGACCTCCGCCGCTTCTTCCAGCCCGCCTTCACCTTCGATGACGCGCTCGGCGCGGAGCTGCTGGCCAGGGACCGGAGCTTGTTCTACGAGCGCATCGAGGTCGGCTTCCGCCAGCCCCGCCAGGCCCCATGA
- a CDS encoding fatty acid desaturase family protein translates to MPLATESLTPSKLRELEQVDARHVPRLALFLVLYLGAAALCVALAGRDTSAPGWMARALLYVIAAASLHGISLFTHEAVHGGLARRPWLNRLGGIACALPVLQNYAAYKVLHLKHHADLGGGKDPDHYANYTGRRWLELLMHMGRLLLGYPAYITMIPILGWRQGTAAERRWVAFEVVLAGACVAAAVAFIPWQVLLHAWVVPMLILNTLVNVRGMSQHTFLPESSHPVRGSRTILSNPVTRFFMCNENYHLEHHLYPRVPWYNLPELHRTLRADLVAQGAPFIPSYFSFVRGVLSGSLIQGTKPATPDA, encoded by the coding sequence ATGCCGCTCGCGACAGAATCCCTCACGCCCTCGAAGTTGCGCGAACTGGAGCAGGTCGACGCGCGACACGTCCCACGGCTCGCGCTCTTCCTCGTGCTCTATCTGGGCGCGGCGGCGCTGTGCGTCGCGCTCGCGGGGCGGGACACCTCCGCGCCGGGCTGGATGGCCCGCGCCCTCCTGTACGTCATCGCCGCGGCCTCATTGCATGGCATCAGCCTGTTCACGCACGAGGCCGTCCATGGCGGGCTGGCGCGGCGGCCCTGGCTGAACCGGCTGGGCGGCATCGCCTGCGCGCTGCCGGTGCTCCAGAACTACGCTGCCTACAAGGTGTTGCACCTGAAGCACCACGCCGACCTGGGCGGGGGCAAGGACCCGGACCACTACGCCAACTACACCGGCCGGCGCTGGCTGGAGTTGTTGATGCACATGGGCCGGCTGCTGCTCGGCTACCCCGCCTACATCACGATGATTCCCATCCTGGGCTGGCGGCAGGGAACGGCCGCCGAGCGGCGCTGGGTCGCCTTCGAGGTCGTCCTCGCCGGCGCCTGCGTGGCGGCCGCCGTGGCCTTCATCCCCTGGCAGGTGCTGCTCCATGCCTGGGTGGTTCCCATGCTCATCCTCAACACCCTGGTGAACGTCCGGGGCATGAGCCAGCACACGTTCCTGCCGGAGAGCAGCCACCCGGTCCGGGGATCGCGGACCATCCTGTCGAACCCGGTGACGCGCTTCTTCATGTGCAACGAGAACTACCACCTGGAGCACCACCTGTATCCCCGCGTGCCCTGGTACAACCTGCCCGAGCTGCACCGGACGCTGCGCGCGGACCTCGTCGCCCAGGGGGCGCCCTTCATCCCCTCCTACTTCTCCTTTGTCCGAGGCGTCCTCTCCGGTTCCCTCATCCAAGGGACGAAGCCCGCCACGCCCGATGCCTGA